In Candidatus Babeliales bacterium, the DNA window CATCTGAATGAGTAAATATTGGTACAATTCCAGTACGTTGCTGCAATAAATCAATATTTTCCGTCAAAATATTAATATTTTTGTACTCTGCAATAAATTTTAAAGCATAGTGCGCTTCGGTTGGATTGCCATACAAGGCTTTTTTACAAAATTGAGAAAATTGACCAGTTATTTTTTTTGGATTAAATAAAATATCAGTAACAAGCTTTTTTATATTATTAAAATTAAACAATTGATTCAATTCATAAAGAGTCGGCACTTGGCTTGCAGAAATCCCAGCACCCGTATAAAAAATAAATGTTTTGTTTTGTAATAAATCGCATAATTGGTCAAAATTAATTTGCTGTGGATTGGGATCAACCAATTTTAGGGGTTCGGCAAAATAATAATCAGGAAGGCTTTCATTACGATTTTTAAAATATTTTTTGATATTTTCTAAATATTGAAAATTATAAGAACGCAATGGAATTCCAAGAAGACTTACCATAAAACTTGCTTCTTTATTTTCATATAAACAAGTAAAACTAAATTGTTTAAAAATCCAAGAAAAACTTGTTTCCCATTCTTTTGCAAGTTGCTTAACTTCCTGATCTGAAATTTTATACGGTCGTTGCAAGAGTATATTTGGATAAAGATTGAAGGTAAGTAACAAAAAATGAAGAAATATTTTTTTCATATAAGCTTTTCAATTCTAATCATTACAACAGTCTTTATTACACGCGTGAATACATAGACAGGGTAAGCAAGCAGCAGCCAAACAACACATTTTTCGATTTTTGCGGCGCATATTATTCCTTCCCTTTCCTATTTATCATAATTTATTAATTTTCATTGTTTGCAAAGTACCATAGGAATCTAATATTTTAAGTCTTTTTGCTTTCAATTCTTCTGCTGTAAGAGTATTTTGACTATCTGATGGTACTAAAAGTTCTCGCCACTCCAATCCACTGCAATTATCATTCTCAATTATCTTTCGTAACCATATCACCGCATATGTTTTAAAAATCAAGCTAGAATAACACATAGGAACATTTCTTATATTTTCAGGTTGGATACTAATTACTTTTTTAGACAAATCAAAAAATATTTCATTAAAATTCTCTTTTTGTACAGAGCTCAAAAAATTATAATCCAGCGCAATTCTTTCTTGAAAACGCGCATGCCATTTCATTGATTTTTCAGCATTCTTCTCCTCGTAATTTTTAATTACTTTGCTAAATACAGACCATACATTTCCTTTTTTTAGCTCTTTATTTGCTATTTTTACATTTAAATGTTCATATTTTTTAGGGATTGCAGCTAATACCCGGCGATCTACAGTCTTTTGATTAATATCCGGATTTACCATTTTTTTCATTGCAAAAAGTGGCATTGTAGCAAATAGCAAAATAAGCTTCTTCATTTTAACTCCTATTTTTAACATGTTTAATTTCGCATTATATTATTATATAAGTAACAATCTAACAATGGCGAAGTTTTTTATATGATTATTGATATGAATATCTACCAATATTGCCGTAATTCTGATTGATTTCTTTACGTTTTCTTTTGGTAGGTATTAAATCAAATGATGAAATCTGTTCTTTATTTAAAGCATCTGCGAGCACTGCTCGTGCTTTCTCTGTAAATTCTAGAAGCTTTTCACTATTAGGATTAACACCCCATTTATAGTCATACTCTAATCCAGCTTCATAAAGTACGCTTGCTATTTTAAATTCAATGAAAGCAAGTTCAACTTTTTTCCAAAGTTTCTTTACCCAAAGTGGATATTCTGGATCTTCTGAAGCATTAGGATCTTTAGTCCCTTCTTCTGGATTTTTATATTTCCAAGCAGTAATCGATGCAAAAAGACGATTAGGATCATCTTGCATCTGATCCCATGTATACCACCCTTCCATTGGCATGAGTACTAACCTTTTCATTCGATCAAACGGATATATATAATTTCTTTCAAGGGCTGTCTTAAAAAATTCTTGAGTATCCAAATTACTTAAGTCATCGATGACACGTACTGGAACCGTTATATCTTTATTTTGCTGAGCAGCTAAACATTCGTGATGACTGTCGACTAATATTTTTAGCCCATTCGGCCCTAAAATTATAGGTATTGCATCCTGTATACTTAAAGAACTTTTGGCATTATCAAACTGGCCTTTCGTTTGCATTAATTTTTTTGCTTTTGTAGCAACATTTTTTCGGGTAAATCTCAGTTGGCCAGGAGAAAGTTCGGTAATTGATATATATTTTTTCATGTCTTTTTTTAATATCGTTTCTTCTGAAAGTATCCAATCAAAGCAAGAAAAAAAGATTAAAAGCAACAAATATTTGTGATTCATATCTTTTTCCTTTATCAATTATGTAAGTTAATTTTAAAAATTTTTAAGTATGTCCTCAAGCGCTTGCTTTAATCTGGCATGTTCTTCTAATCTTCTTTGCTGTTCCTGTTTCATAATTTCAAGAATCTCTTTTTCCTTTTTCAATTCAAATTCTATTAATTCTTTAGACTTTAAGAATATCTCAAACCGCAAACTAGATTTTTTTAATTTATTTAGACTCGCTTTTTCATTATTTTCTTGCATAGAAAAAAGCATTGTTTGAAATGATAAACACAACATAAAAATCTTGATATTTTTCTTCATCAATAACCTCTCTTTTTTTACTCATAATTGTTATTATTTGCAACATATTTTTTCTGAACAACAATAATATGGCAAACAAAATAAAATTAGACAAAAATTTCGACTTCGTGAATATATTTTTTCTTTTAGGGAAAAAGATTCTAATTCTTCCTTAAATCTATTCGTATCTTCTCCTGAATTTTGTTGCGATGGAACAATAACTCTTTCAACTTTTAGATTTTGATTCTTTAATATTTCTTGAGCTAAAATTTCTTTTTCCTCATTGGTTTCAACGGCCATAATATTGATAAAAGAAACCAATAAAAAAACTTCCACAAACTTTATCATCAAAAAACCTTCTTTTATATTTAAAAATATCATTAGATAACGATCAATTTTTTTAGCATTTAAATTATTTTTCAATTTCAAAACGCTACAAATATTAAAATCTCCAAGCATTAGTATATATGATAATAAATATTCTCTAAACTAGAATTTCTATATAATAAATTTAATCTTTTCTTAAAAGAAATGCTGCCATACGAAGCTTTCTACTACGCTCTACGAACTTCGAAGGATAGATTAGCGAAATATGGTGCACCCTATCGGATTATTTTAGAACTTTAATTCCAGATAATAACATGCTGCTTACAGTCAAACAAATGCTGGTTGCTTAAGC includes these proteins:
- a CDS encoding ParB-like protein; the protein is MNHKYLLLLIFFSCFDWILSEETILKKDMKKYISITELSPGQLRFTRKNVATKAKKLMQTKGQFDNAKSSLSIQDAIPIILGPNGLKILVDSHHECLAAQQNKDITVPVRVIDDLSNLDTQEFFKTALERNYIYPFDRMKRLVLMPMEGWYTWDQMQDDPNRLFASITAWKYKNPEEGTKDPNASEDPEYPLWVKKLWKKVELAFIEFKIASVLYEAGLEYDYKWGVNPNSEKLLEFTEKARAVLADALNKEQISSFDLIPTKRKRKEINQNYGNIGRYSYQ